The genomic region GTTCCTTAGGTGATTGAGAAGAAATAAATTCTATGACAGGATATTTATTATTTTCACCATAGTACTCTACTTCATACAATTTAATCACCTCTGTTTATATATAAATAATATCACATATATGTTATAATTTCAAATTGTAAATTGGTACTTTGGACATTTGAGTTAGATTACATTCGGCTAACAATGTTTTTGCGTATAGGTGCTAGAAGCACGCTTATAAGGAAAGGTCAGAGCACCACATCCCTTCACCGGGAGCGGTGCTCCACCAAGGGGCATGGTCAAGTGGGTCCGGTTCAGGGACGTCGCAAACACGGACCGATAGGCGGGACATGTCACTTGCGCGCCATGCCCACCTATCAGTGACGCCGGTTCCCGAGGGCACGGCTCGTAGCGCTAAGCGCCACGTCGCCTATCGGCCGGTGCCCGGCCAATGCCCAAATGTCCTTCGGACACTTCGGGAACCGGCGTCACTGTTAGCTGAAAGGTTTTGTGAATGACCTAGTATCCGTTATCGAATTGGATGTAAGAAAATAGAAATAAGAGGATAGTTTGTTTAGTGAAGATTTTGATTACAAAACCGATAGCGAAATTGATGTGGGGATTCATAAGAAGCAATCTAAAAATGATTAAATGGGTTTTTATATAATATAACATATTATAATAATTAAGTTATGAATAGGGAGGTGTATGATAATGAAAAAATTTATTCATCAAGTCTCTTTTATAGTTATAATATTTACGGTAATACTGTTGTTTATCGGGTGCGGAAACTCCGATAAGCAGCTGGCATCCGATAAACAGCTGACAATAGAAGACTTTTTATATGATTTTGATTATATGATGCAAAGTATGGAAGAAACTTTTCCATACTTTGGAGTGGCAGAAAGAAGATTAGGTGTGGATATAAGGGCGCTGGGGAATGAAACACGGGCTATGATAGAAAATTATCCTTATTCTCTTCAAGGACTTGCAAGTGAACTGGATATTTCTTTAGAGGATATGCCTGATTTAGATGAACATATTTTTTGGAGCATTATTCAACATGAATTCTTCTCATATCTTGAGGGGTTTGTCCATAGTTTTGCGCTGGATTTTAGAGGATATAATTTGTTTCAACCCGTCCTTTCAAGTTCTTTGAGTCCTTATTATACACACAATAATCACTATGCCTTCACTAACTCTGCCTCCCAAATGTTTTACCAAGAACAGGAAGTCATCTTTAATACCCTTGCTGAAGAGCAAGTGGCTCTTTTTCAGTTTGTTTTTCGCCGTGAACCTTCGGTTGCAGAGCAGTCGCATGGGTTCACACATAATATAGTTAATACAGAAATTATTGAAGAAGACAGGATAGCTTATTTAAATATGTCAAGCTTTATGAATTTCAGCCATAATACTATATCGGATACATTGAGAAGATTTTACCGTGATATCCAGAAATTTGAACATTTGATTATTGATATCAGGGACAATGGTGGAGGATCAACAGATTTTTGGAGAATGTACATTATGAAACCACTTTGGGCGGGCAGGAGTAAAATGCCCGATATGCCTTTATATGCTTTTTATCGGGGTAGTAAGCTTGGAAAATCTTTAGCGGAAGAGAATCTTAAAATTGAGGCACAGTATTCACGTTATTTGGCTGAAACTGATGATTTGCTTACTGTAAGTGAAATTATAAAAGCAAATAATTTACCACATATTAATGAGGATGATTTAGAAGATTTGGCTTATGGTGTCAAGTTTAATACCAGTATTAGCAATATCGAATGGCGGCATATGCGCCAGTTAGGGTATCAAGATATTTCTGATTATCCCTTTGATGGGGAAATATGGCTTTTAACCAATGAAAACAACTACTCTGCGGCGGCGCTGTTTGCCCGCCATGCAAAAGAAATGGGCTTTGCTACGCTTGTAGGAGAGCAGATCGGCGGTGCATATGCTACATATGTGGCAAACTTTACCTTGCCAAACACTGGGATTATAGTAAGGTGGGATATAGACTATTTAACTGATAGTTATGGACGCGCTTTAAATGAGTTCCCGACTACCCCCCACCACTTTAATCGCCATGGTATAGATGCGTTGGAGACTGTTTTGCAGTTAATAGAAGAAGGTAGCTATTGATGACAAAGAGTATCGAACATTCTAGCTTAATATTTGGTACAATGTTGGCAATTTGATCTAATATAATAAATAGAGTTATTGCAAATGAAATTGATAGATCACAAACTTTTCGTATACATTTATTAAGGAGTATCCTTCTGCGGCTACTTCAGGAGTTGTAGGCCAAAGCCCATCAGCTAACAATGTTTTTGCGTATAGGTGCTTGGAGCACATTTTTTGAGAAAGGCCAGCGCACCACATCCCTTCACCGGGAGCGAAACTCCGCCGAGGGGTATTCCTATAGAGTCCGGTTCAGGGACGTCGCAAACACGGGAACGTTCTACGACACTGAAGGACAAAATGAGAAATGTAAAAAGCAAACTTCAAATGACAGTAAATTTCAAAGGAGGTACAATCCATTATGAATCCAGTATATTTGGATCTACACATACACACATCTGAAAATCCTAATTCCTTAAATCAAGCATATGATATAGATTGCTTGTTGAGTAAAATTGAGGAAAATTCATTAGGCTCTGATATTTTAATATCTTTAACTGACCACAATACAATCAATAAAAAGGCCTATCTTGCGCTTTTAGATAAATGCTCTAATGTACTGCTGGGTGTAGAATTACATATTAGGAATTATGACAGTGAGCCTGCTTATCATTGTCATATTTACTTCAATATTAATCCAATTACTGAAATACATATTGATGATATCAATGAAAAATTGAATGATTTATATCCTGATAAAGTAATAAGAAGAGAAACTCAAAATGTGCCGAAACTGGATGATGTGATACGAAAATTTGATATTTATGATTTTATTTTATTACCTCATGGTGGACAATCTCATTCAACATTTGACAAATCAATACCAGATGGCGTTACTTTTGATACAACACTAGAACGTAGCATATACTACAATCAGTTTGATGGATTCACAGCAAGGAGCAATGGTGGCCTAGAAAATACGGTGAGATATTTTAAACGTCTTGGAATTAATGAATTCGTAAACTTAATTACTTGTACAGATAACTATAATCCCAAAGAATATCCTAATGCAAAAGCTTCTGATGCAAGTCCTTTTGTACCAACTTGGATGTTGGCGTTGCCAACGTTCAATGGTTTAAGGTTGTCACTTTCAGAATCATCAAGACTCATTTATTCTGAAACAAAGCCGAGCGATTGGGCAGAGTATATAAAGAAAGTTAACATAAAAAATGATCTTCTTGATATTGATGTTGACTTAACTCCAGGTTTGAACGTCGTTATCGGAGGCTCGTCAAGTGGTAAAACTTTATTTGTAGATTCCTTATACAGAAAAATTTCAAATGACTTTGCTGAATGTGATTACACAAAGTTTGGTGTTGAAGATATTAATATTCTTAACCCCTCTGGAAGTCGACCTCACTACATTAATCAAAATTATATTATTAAAGTAATTGATAAAAGTAATGAAAGTAATGGCATTGACGATATTGAAATAATTAGAAGTGTATTCCCCGGAGATGAGAACGTAACTGCAAAAGCGAGAACTGGCCTCGCAAACCTGAAGCGTGACTTGAATACACTAATAAACTGTGTAAAAACTATTGAAATTCAAGAAAACAAATTGTCTAGAATACCAGCTTTCAGCAGGCTAATAACTAAAGCAGACCTCAAAGAAAACTTAGCAAGTAAAATACTGCCAGATGATGAGGTGGCTCGTAACTCAACTTACAATGAGGAGGATTATCTGGACCATAAAAAACAGTTAGACCTGATTGGAAATTTTCTTAGCTCAAATCCTTTTGCCGAAGAAGCCTCCGAAGAAATCCAATCCATTAAGGATAAGCTGGAGCGTGCATTTGAATTATCAAAGTTTGAGAAAGAAATGCGTTGTCTAATACAAGAATGTAAAAATGACATAGATATGTTTCTTTCTGCTGAAAGCATGGAACAACAATCTAAGATACAAAACATTGAAAGAATGCTGTCAAGTATAAAAGAATACGCAGAGGCTATGAAATGTTTTGAAGATACAATGAATTCCATAGCAAATTACTCAATCATATGTGAAACACAGAGAGTTATGTCAATGGGTCATGTTCTATACATCGAGAATGATTTTGTATTAAGTAAAGATAAAGTAGTAGAAGTAATAAATAGATATCTAAAAACGGAATACAGAATAAATAATTTTCATTCACTACATCCAAGAAGGCTCTACGAGAGAGGTTTTTCAAAGCGGAATCCAAAGGTTAATGATTATGAAGAATTTGAATCTAAAATATACTCAGAATTTGAAAAAATGAATAAAAAAACTTACAGGATTGTAACTTCAGAAGGAAAAAACTTTGATGATCTAAGTGCTGGTTGGAAAACATCAGTTCTATTGGACATTATATTGGGGTACGAAGGAGATAATGCTCCTTTAATCATTGATCAACCAGAAGATAACTTAGCAACCAACTATATTAACCATGGCTTGATAGCTGCAATTAAAAATATAAAGTCAAAAAAACAAGTAATATTAGTTTCGCATAATGCCACGATTCCAATGTTAGGTGATGCTCAAAATGTTATTTTGTGCAGGAATACAGATAAAATATGTATTAGATCGTCTCAGTTAGAGGGAACTATTGATAACAAGTACATTGTTGATTACATTGCTGAAATAACTGATGGTGGCAAATCATCGATAAAAAAACGTGTAAAAAAATACAATTTGAAAAAATTTAGGGAGTGATAAATATGAAACTGAAATTTAATAAAATTGAAGATGGTACAATCACAGTAAGTTCTGTACATGGAGACGTGGAAACTGATTTCAATTACATTGAAATGATAGAATATCTATATGAAAATAATCTGCTTCAGGATATGGAATACTGTGAAGAGATTACTGAGGATGAAAAAATAAAATTAACTGAAATGATATCAAAAATTAATGCAGCAATTGTTAGAAAAGAAAATGCAGATATGAATGTTCAGGTGGAAGCTGAGGACATAGTAGAGGCAGGATAAATATTGCATCTAGCGCGTCGTAGAACACTGTGTTTACGGGAGATGCGGGCGGGCACGTTTTTAGGGCAGGGCCAGCACCTCATCCCTTCACCGGGAACGAAGTTCCGAAAGGACGGTCTATCTCTAGGGTTCGGCTCAGGGACGCCGTAAACACGGAAACGTTAGGAGACATGCCCCATCTGATACTTAAGTGACAAGTTTATAAATTGATGTTTGGAGGGAATTATGGAGAAGAATGATAGATTTGAACTTATTGAAATTTATGGTGAACCAGCAGTAGAGGTGGTTTCTGAATTATTTCTTGAAGGTGCGGCAGGAGCTATAATTCCTGGATTTACAGCAGTTATATCTAATATTAAGCAGAAACGATATGAGCGCAATATTAATAGGCTTCTTTCAGAATTTCAGGTGCAGCTGAACGACATGAAACTTAAGTTTGATGATATATCAGAAGAAAGAAAGATTGCGTTTAGTAGCGAGTTTTCCGACATGATTGTTGATTATGTAAGTGAAGAAAGAGATGAAGAAAAATTCCGTATATTGTTAATGGCATCAGGAATCTTATCAACGATACTAAGGATGTTGATAATACGGCATTATATTTTGATGTACTTAAGAGTCTAAGAAAGATAGACATATTAGTCTTAAAGCAATTTGATTATAACTCCCCTGAATACTTTGAGAATAATTTCCAAAAGTTTCTTGATGAATTGTCATTGGAATATGACGAATATAGGTTTATCAAAGATAAGCTTTTAAGATCTGGATTATTGATTTCCTCATATGATAAGGACCAAAAGGAGATATATGAGACACTCCTAGAGCTTTCTAAGTTCCTAAATGAGCTTGAAAAGGGAAAAGCGAAGAAAGTTTCGAATAAGCTCAAGAATCCCAAAATCAGAAAGGACGAAAGAATTCAACTGAGCCAGTTTGGAAGAAGCTTCATTGATTTCTTTGCTGAAGATTCAAGCAATAAGATTTAGTCTATCGCATTGGGACGATGATACACGTCTCCTAACAGCGAACTCACGACATGGACAATAATTCGGAAAGATGTCCACGTCGTAAGTTCACGGAACGATAGGCGGGACATGTCACTTGCGCGCCATGCCCACCTATCAGTGACGCCGGTTCCCGAGGGCACGGCTCGTAGCGCTAAGCGCCACGTCGCCTATCGGCCGGTGCCCGGCCAATGCCCAAATGTCCTTCGGACACTTCGGGAACCGGCGTCACTGTTATCTGCAATCCTTAACATAAAATTGGCTGGTAGCTTAATTGATTATGGATGTTGGGATAAGATGAAATAGTGTTAATACGTAATAGATGATAAATGTGACGTTAAAGCAATATGGGTACATGAATATATATAGATTTGACGGAGGTTGAAGATGCGAAATATTTATCTAGATAGAACAAAATTTAATGGAGCTATATGTGTAGATTCAAAAGATACTGAGATTATATCAGCAGGTACAACAATTTATTCTATGAGTGTTAACGATAGAAATGAGGAGTATCAAAGATATGCTAACGATTATGATATTCAATTTATATTTGACGATTGCATTCCACAATTAGTATTTTATACGGTTCCACATGTAGATATTATGGCAAAAGATAGTAAAGGTGGATTTATCGGAACCATTGGACAATCATGTAACTTACAAAGTGACGCACCAATTTGTTATATCAATAAGGATTTAGAGTGCTTTATAATCTCTGAAAACGGAGCTGGTTTTCTGAGTAATATAGAATCATGGCAAAACAACTTGAAACCCTATGATAAAATCACCTTTTATCGTTCAAAAGCAGAAGCAGAAATGGAACTAGAATTTATCGATTTGTCTGAGATAGGAATAAATTAAGTTAATCTATAAATTTTAATACGAATAATAAATACAATGTATTAATTATGACGTATTATCTTTTTAATACGTCACTAAATAATTAGAAATGCTGGTTATAGAGGGTATGTAGGTGGCGGACAGCAGATAACAATGTGTTTTCGCAAGGGTGCTGGTAGCGCGTGTTGAGGGAAAGGTCAGCGCACCACGTTCCCTTCACTGGGAACGAAGTTCCACCAAGGGGTCTATCTCTAGGGTCCAGTTCAGGGACGTCGCAAACACGGAGGCGTTAGACGACATTGTTCTTTAGAATATCCCCGTAAAATAATAAAAGTAGCTGATGAATTCAACTACTTTGCCAACTTTATATATGTTTTAATATCAAAAATTTCTTCTTCATTTTGGTGTAATTTATGTTTAATAAAGCCAACATCTTTACTGATTTCGCTCAAATATCCATTAGTAGATGCTCTAAATTCTGTTAAATCCGCAGTGTGGTCATAAATAACATCAAGCTTTTTTTCAATGCGTGTTTGGCCAGATTCAATATTTGTAATTTTATCGTCAAGTGTATTAAGCTTATCGATTATTTGTTTTAACAATTCTTCCATAGGAACACCTCCTATTAACTATTATAACTCAAAAGAGGTATTAGGAAAACAATGCATTAAAAATTTTTTGCTTGATATAAGCTTATCATTAGACATTTGATCGATATGTGATGGTAAAGATTGTAGTTATAAATATATATTTAATGGTGATTGAAGTTAGAATTTTGAAAAATGAGAGAGTGGAGACTCGTAGTAATCGGTCTTATAAGAGTATACGCCGTCTAACATTATGTTTGCGTGGGGGTGCTAGCAGCACTGTTCAATGGGAAGGTCAGCGCACCACGTTCCCTTCACTGGGAACGAAGTTCCACTATGGTGGTCTATCTCTAAGGACCAGTTCAGGGACGTCGCAAACACGGAAACGTTAGACGAAATACTAAAGCGAGATTTACCACCATCAATAGAATAAAATAATAATTTATATAGACTTGTTTTACTGTATTAGAATATACAAGGAGGTTACTATGTGTTTAATGTTATATGCTGTTTTGCCTAATAAATTATCTGAACTACCTCAATCTGCAAAATCACCTTATTTAAGTATTAGTGAGATTAATCTCAGCAATGATCTCTATAATATATCCTCTCTATTTCCAGATAAACAACTATATTTTATTGGGACGGAAGAAGGTTGTTCATGTAAATTTTCAATACCAAAAGGTTTAAAGGATAGTGATTATGAAAGTTTACCAAAAGACTTAATTACAGAGATTATAGAGTCAAGTAAAAAAGACATTCAAAGAATGAACGATCTTCGTATGTTTTGCGAGGATTTAATTTCACAGACCGTTGACAATAAAATAGAACTATATGGTTATTGGATAGGAGAAGAATTAAAACTTTCTGACCCAGTACTTTATAATATACAATCATTGTTTAATCCCGAGAATTTTTACATGGAAGATAAGTATTACATTTTATCTCGAAATTGATATATAGAATATAGTTGGTTGATAGACGTGACATTCGTGACAATCTCTGAAAGGAAGAACTCGGTAAATCGTCTAACAAAACATTTGCATAAAGGTGCTGGAAGTACGTTTTATGGGCAAGTTCAGCACCACACCATCTCGCTGGGTGCGAGCACCGCTAAGGGGTATATTCCTTTAGGGTCCAGTTCGAAGGCGTCGCAAATGCGGAACGTTATCGGATATTTATATGATGGGAGAGTATTGATTATGAGGTTAAAAAATAAAATAGCACTAATTACTGGATCTGCACGAGGGATAGGCCAAGCAATAGCTGAACTATTCCATAGAGAAGATGCAATTGTAATTGTGTCAGATATAAGAGAAAAAGAAGGAAAAGAATTAGCAAAAAAACTGGGAAAAAAAGCAGAGTTTATTCATTTAAATGTTGGAAGTGAAGATTCCTGGTTGCAAGCTGTTGAGCATATTACTTTGAATTATGGAAGACTTGATATTTTGGTTAATAATGCAGGAATTACAGGGTTTTTAGAATCTCCTGGACCCTGGGATGCTGAAAATACAGACTTAAAAACATGGGAAGAAGTTCATAGAATCAATTCAACAGGTGTAATGCTGGGATGCAAATATGCAATTAAGCTTATGAAAGAACAAGGAGGAAGCATTGTAAATATCTCATCAAGAAGTGGAATTGTAGGTATACCTGGAGCAGTTGCTTATGCCTCAAGTAAAGCTGCAGTTAGGAATCACACTAAAAGTGTTGCTCTTTATTGTGCGGAAAAAGGTTATAAAATAAGATGCAACAGTGTTCATCCTGCAGCTATAATGACACCGATGTGGGATATTATGCTAGGTGAAGGAGTACAAAGACAGAAATTAATTGAAGAAATCGAATTTGGAATACCTATGGGATATTTTGGGGAGCCAATTGATGTAGCTTACGGTGTTTTATATTTAGCAAGTGATGAAAGCAAGTATGTGACAGGTATTGAACTGAATATTGACGGTGGCATATTAGCAGGTAGTGATGCAAAGCCAAGAGAATAAAAAACATCCGATAACAATCATTTGCATAAAGGTGCTAGAAGCACGTTTGCGTGCAGGTTCAGCACCACACCTTCTCACTGGGAGCGAAGCTCCGCTATGGGATAATCCTTTGAGGTCCAGTTCGAAGGCATCGCAAATGCGAGACGTTATCGGACAGATGAGGTATAGGGAGGCACATCCTTGTGCTAAATTATTTGGGTTGTGCGCTGGAGAGTCTATTTGATAGAAGTACATTTGAAGGTTTTTTCATATCTATAATCAGAAATATAAATGAAAATTGAGGGGGATAGATTACATGAGAAAGAAACAAGTAATACTTGTAGTTGTTTTAATGGCGGTTATTACAGGAGGTTACTTTGGTGTAAAAGGCATTAAGGCTTATACTGATTTAAAAACATATGAAAAACAAGTAAAAGTGGAGTGATATAGCCTAGATGGACACGAATAAATGTACTTTGCTCCTGTTTTCTTAAAATTGCTAGTTTAATTGAACTTTTTCTAATTAATCATTTTATTAAATACCGTATAATGCTTATATAGGTATATTTTACCATTAAATATCAACGGGTAGCTTCGGACTAGTAGCAAGAATACTACATGCATATATTTCCAGATAGCCGTTTGCTATTGACATTGAGCCTTTGTGGCTATGGGTTCAATGTCTTGAGGCCGCTTTGTAAAAATAAAGAGCTTGCCTTATCAAGCTACCATACCCACCCTCAATATCAATAGTTCGCTGCGCCAAACTAATTACGCAACTTCTAAAGCTTTATTTTGTCTATGATATTGCTCATATTCCATAGGCGACATATAGTCCAAGCTACTGTAAATGTCAATACAAAAATGCTCAAAAATTATAATCTCAAAATGTACAATTTTTATAATTAGTTGTTATTTTTCTTAGACTCAAGCAACTCTACTTTACCCTTTAG from Serpentinicella alkaliphila harbors:
- a CDS encoding SDR family oxidoreductase; translated protein: MRLKNKIALITGSARGIGQAIAELFHREDAIVIVSDIREKEGKELAKKLGKKAEFIHLNVGSEDSWLQAVEHITLNYGRLDILVNNAGITGFLESPGPWDAENTDLKTWEEVHRINSTGVMLGCKYAIKLMKEQGGSIVNISSRSGIVGIPGAVAYASSKAAVRNHTKSVALYCAEKGYKIRCNSVHPAAIMTPMWDIMLGEGVQRQKLIEEIEFGIPMGYFGEPIDVAYGVLYLASDESKYVTGIELNIDGGILAGSDAKPRE
- a CDS encoding S41 family peptidase, whose translation is MKKFIHQVSFIVIIFTVILLFIGCGNSDKQLASDKQLTIEDFLYDFDYMMQSMEETFPYFGVAERRLGVDIRALGNETRAMIENYPYSLQGLASELDISLEDMPDLDEHIFWSIIQHEFFSYLEGFVHSFALDFRGYNLFQPVLSSSLSPYYTHNNHYAFTNSASQMFYQEQEVIFNTLAEEQVALFQFVFRREPSVAEQSHGFTHNIVNTEIIEEDRIAYLNMSSFMNFSHNTISDTLRRFYRDIQKFEHLIIDIRDNGGGSTDFWRMYIMKPLWAGRSKMPDMPLYAFYRGSKLGKSLAEENLKIEAQYSRYLAETDDLLTVSEIIKANNLPHINEDDLEDLAYGVKFNTSISNIEWRHMRQLGYQDISDYPFDGEIWLLTNENNYSAAALFARHAKEMGFATLVGEQIGGAYATYVANFTLPNTGIIVRWDIDYLTDSYGRALNEFPTTPHHFNRHGIDALETVLQLIEEGSY
- a CDS encoding ATP-binding protein, with translation MNPVYLDLHIHTSENPNSLNQAYDIDCLLSKIEENSLGSDILISLTDHNTINKKAYLALLDKCSNVLLGVELHIRNYDSEPAYHCHIYFNINPITEIHIDDINEKLNDLYPDKVIRRETQNVPKLDDVIRKFDIYDFILLPHGGQSHSTFDKSIPDGVTFDTTLERSIYYNQFDGFTARSNGGLENTVRYFKRLGINEFVNLITCTDNYNPKEYPNAKASDASPFVPTWMLALPTFNGLRLSLSESSRLIYSETKPSDWAEYIKKVNIKNDLLDIDVDLTPGLNVVIGGSSSGKTLFVDSLYRKISNDFAECDYTKFGVEDINILNPSGSRPHYINQNYIIKVIDKSNESNGIDDIEIIRSVFPGDENVTAKARTGLANLKRDLNTLINCVKTIEIQENKLSRIPAFSRLITKADLKENLASKILPDDEVARNSTYNEEDYLDHKKQLDLIGNFLSSNPFAEEASEEIQSIKDKLERAFELSKFEKEMRCLIQECKNDIDMFLSAESMEQQSKIQNIERMLSSIKEYAEAMKCFEDTMNSIANYSIICETQRVMSMGHVLYIENDFVLSKDKVVEVINRYLKTEYRINNFHSLHPRRLYERGFSKRNPKVNDYEEFESKIYSEFEKMNKKTYRIVTSEGKNFDDLSAGWKTSVLLDIILGYEGDNAPLIIDQPEDNLATNYINHGLIAAIKNIKSKKQVILVSHNATIPMLGDAQNVILCRNTDKICIRSSQLEGTIDNKYIVDYIAEITDGGKSSIKKRVKKYNLKKFRE